The Candidatus Eisenbacteria bacterium genome has a segment encoding these proteins:
- a CDS encoding 4Fe-4S dicluster domain-containing protein: protein MSALDRNFKYEVAREPGGEAVKVCFACGTCTAACPVRAIDERYNPRKIIRMILLGMRERVLQSDFIWLCSTCYSCEERCPQGVSFAEIITAVKNIAAREGKLHPAYVMQLDLLKKFGRLYELEEFDNKKRAKMGLAELKTTCDEVARLLEDTK from the coding sequence TTGTCCGCCTTAGACCGTAACTTCAAATACGAGGTGGCCCGGGAGCCAGGCGGCGAAGCCGTCAAGGTTTGCTTCGCCTGTGGCACGTGCACCGCGGCCTGCCCAGTCCGCGCAATCGACGAGCGCTACAACCCGCGCAAAATCATCCGCATGATTCTTCTTGGAATGCGCGAGCGTGTACTCCAGAGCGACTTCATCTGGCTCTGTTCCACGTGCTACTCCTGCGAGGAAAGGTGTCCCCAGGGCGTGTCCTTCGCCGAAATCATAACTGCCGTGAAAAACATCGCCGCCCGGGAAGGCAAACTGCATCCGGCGTATGTGATGCAATTGGACCTCCTCAAGAAGTTCGGCCGGCTCTACGAGCTGGAAGAGTTTGACAACAAGAAGCGCGCCAAGATGGGGCTCGCCGAACTCAAGACAACCTGCGATGAGGTGGCACGGTTGCTGGAAGATACGAAATGA